Proteins from one Microscilla marina ATCC 23134 genomic window:
- a CDS encoding nucleotidyltransferase family protein, with the protein MKTKPQLDIMILAAGKASRMGQAKQLLKLQGQSLLEICLAKATTLPTASVVVVLGAYLAQTQPLVSTFGKGVHAVVNKDWESGMGSSIATGMNKILEINPSAKATMVLLADQPLVSAEKLHEMLDLYQQKAPPIITSAYSGTFGVPAIFERAMFKHLLQLKGKTGAKKVMKQHLDQLTYFDLPMAAFDADTPKDFEQIKAMIMDNGG; encoded by the coding sequence ATGAAAACAAAGCCTCAATTAGATATTATGATATTGGCCGCGGGTAAAGCAAGCCGTATGGGACAAGCCAAGCAGTTGCTTAAACTCCAGGGACAAAGTTTACTGGAGATTTGTTTGGCAAAAGCTACTACCTTGCCCACCGCCTCGGTAGTAGTGGTATTGGGAGCATACCTTGCCCAAACCCAGCCGTTGGTGAGTACTTTTGGTAAAGGGGTACACGCGGTAGTAAACAAAGATTGGGAAAGTGGCATGGGAAGCTCTATTGCCACAGGCATGAACAAAATACTGGAGATAAACCCTTCGGCGAAAGCCACCATGGTTTTACTTGCCGACCAACCTTTGGTGAGTGCAGAAAAACTGCATGAGATGCTTGACTTATACCAGCAAAAAGCTCCTCCTATAATCACAAGCGCTTATAGCGGTACGTTTGGGGTACCTGCCATATTTGAACGCGCCATGTTTAAACACTTGTTACAGCTAAAAGGAAAAACTGGAGCAAAAAAGGTGATGAAGCAGCACTTAGATCAATTGACTTATTTTGATTTACCAATGGCTGCTTTTGACGCTGATACCCCCAAAGATTTTGAGCAAATCAAGGCGATGATTATGGATAACGGAGGCTAA
- a CDS encoding HutD/Ves family protein, producing MSTTILTAESFHETQWAGGTTTEFFIYPRTAVYNQLNFSFRLSAATVQAETSEFTSLPDVSRTLMVLDGTMTLTHEGQHTSQLNKFDTDVFEGGWKTTSTGQCTDFNLMTMGDAQGTLEGWAIDKSQIIDYPLKTSSSWFFMYVYVGKVSIYINNEKHTVNQGDVLVLETPSLISLQVKGRQDSEVVFCHIQA from the coding sequence ATGAGCACTACCATTCTTACTGCAGAAAGTTTTCACGAGACTCAATGGGCAGGGGGTACTACCACCGAGTTTTTTATTTACCCCAGAACAGCGGTTTACAATCAACTCAACTTTAGCTTTAGGCTAAGTGCAGCTACTGTACAAGCAGAAACCTCTGAGTTTACCTCGTTGCCTGATGTTTCGCGGACACTAATGGTGCTCGATGGCACTATGACCCTTACCCACGAAGGTCAACACACCAGTCAGTTAAATAAATTTGACACTGATGTTTTTGAGGGAGGTTGGAAAACTACTTCAACGGGGCAATGTACCGATTTTAATTTAATGACAATGGGCGATGCTCAAGGTACGCTTGAGGGGTGGGCAATTGATAAAAGTCAAATCATAGATTACCCTCTTAAGACCTCCTCCAGTTGGTTTTTTATGTATGTATATGTGGGCAAGGTGAGTATTTACATCAACAACGAAAAGCATACAGTAAACCAAGGCGATGTATTGGTGCTCGAAACCCCCAGCCTGATCAGTTTGCAGGTAAAGGGTCGCCAGGACAGCGAAGTAGTTTTCTGTCATATTCAGGCTTAA
- a CDS encoding cation diffusion facilitator family transporter has protein sequence MNNEQVAIKTIYLSIAGNTLLAIVKWVTGYFGHSYALIADGIESTSDIFASLLVLFGLQYANRPADENHPYGHGRAEPLITFVVVLFLVGSAVVIAYSSIRNIYTPHQLPSPYTLIVLGAIIAFKETLYRIASRKAKEVNSSSLRADAWHHRSDAITSVAAFIGISVALLLGKNYETADDWAALFASGLILYNSYLIFRPALGEVMDEHLYDPVLQQVREVAQEVEGVLDTEKCLIRKMGLKFYVDLHTIVDAEITVRQGHEIAHKLKDTLKAKIPELADVLIHIEPYIEEVKRAKEQEE, from the coding sequence ATGAACAACGAACAAGTTGCTATCAAAACCATTTATTTAAGCATAGCAGGCAACACTTTGTTGGCAATTGTTAAGTGGGTAACCGGGTATTTTGGGCACTCTTATGCACTCATTGCCGATGGTATTGAGTCTACCAGCGATATTTTTGCTTCGTTGCTGGTTTTATTTGGTCTGCAATACGCCAATCGTCCAGCCGACGAGAATCACCCTTATGGGCATGGACGTGCCGAGCCACTCATTACTTTTGTTGTAGTGCTGTTTCTGGTAGGCTCTGCCGTGGTCATTGCCTATAGCAGTATTCGCAATATTTATACTCCCCACCAACTCCCCAGCCCTTACACCCTCATTGTATTGGGTGCCATCATTGCTTTCAAAGAAACCCTCTACCGCATCGCCAGTCGCAAGGCAAAAGAAGTTAACAGCTCCTCGCTCAGGGCAGATGCCTGGCATCATCGCAGCGATGCCATTACCTCAGTGGCCGCTTTCATTGGTATTTCGGTGGCTTTGTTGTTGGGTAAAAACTACGAAACTGCTGACGACTGGGCAGCTCTATTTGCTTCTGGGCTTATTTTGTACAATAGTTACCTTATATTTAGACCTGCCCTGGGCGAAGTCATGGACGAACATTTGTACGATCCTGTGCTGCAGCAAGTAAGAGAAGTAGCGCAAGAAGTAGAAGGAGTGCTGGACACCGAGAAATGCCTGATAAGGAAAATGGGGCTGAAGTTTTATGTAGACTTACACACCATTGTAGACGCTGAAATTACGGTGAGGCAGGGGCACGAAATAGCCCATAAGCTCAAAGATACTCTCAAAGCAAAAATACCCGAACTTGCCGATGTACTCATTCATATTGAGCCTTATATAGAGGAGGTAAAACGTGCAAAAGAACAAGAAGAGTAG
- a CDS encoding acyl-CoA desaturase → MIIFIFLATHWYLSLFSQTFFLHRYAAHKMFTMSNFWEKYFYIFAYITQGSSYMSPYAYGAMHRLHHAYADTENDPHSPAYDANPFAMMWRSKNVYMDIYQKRVDLEDRFVKDLPKWHWFDSWGNNWISRVLWGLSYIAFYVVFAEYWWMYLFLPIHFIMGPFHGVIINWIAHKHGYRNFEVQDTAHNIMPLDVFMMGEGYHNNHHANGSRANFGVKWHEIDPTFVVIKVLNALHIVRLVPEKVTKAQEKPKETVAS, encoded by the coding sequence ATGATTATTTTTATTTTTTTAGCTACCCATTGGTACTTATCCTTGTTTTCACAAACCTTTTTCCTCCATCGTTATGCTGCTCACAAGATGTTTACGATGTCTAATTTCTGGGAAAAGTATTTTTACATTTTTGCCTACATTACGCAGGGATCGTCTTATATGAGCCCTTATGCCTACGGCGCTATGCACCGTTTGCACCATGCTTATGCAGATACTGAAAACGACCCTCACTCACCAGCTTACGATGCCAACCCTTTTGCAATGATGTGGCGGAGCAAAAATGTATACATGGACATTTACCAGAAACGCGTTGATCTGGAAGATCGATTTGTGAAAGACTTGCCTAAATGGCATTGGTTCGACAGTTGGGGCAACAATTGGATCAGTCGTGTTTTATGGGGACTGTCTTATATTGCTTTCTACGTAGTATTTGCTGAGTATTGGTGGATGTACTTATTCTTACCTATCCACTTTATTATGGGCCCCTTTCATGGAGTGATTATCAACTGGATTGCGCATAAGCATGGCTACCGTAACTTTGAGGTACAAGACACTGCCCATAATATTATGCCACTTGATGTATTTATGATGGGCGAAGGCTACCACAACAACCACCATGCCAACGGTAGTCGGGCCAACTTTGGGGTTAAATGGCACGAGATAGACCCTACTTTTGTGGTCATCAAAGTGCTCAATGCCTTGCATATTGTCAGGCTGGTGCCCGAAAAAGTAACCAAAGCACAAGAAAAACCAAAAGAAACGGTGGCAAGTTGA